A region of the Streptococcus suis genome:
TATTTGTTGGACAATATGGTGCCAAGGTTCATATTAGTGATATGGAAGTTTCCCCCAATTTTTCAGGCAAGATTCACATGCAGGGGCGGAAATACATGACTTTTGAAGGGGAATTCGGGGACGATTTTCAGCAGTTGGCCTTCTTTCGTTACAATATTCCCTATGGTGAATGGCAGTTTTTGAATTTATTTTTAGAGCACAGTCATTCTTCTACGGCTGACATCCGAATGCTTGTTCGGCTCATCCCAAATGGGGCTACCAGTCAAATTTATCAGCAGTGGGAATTTGATGGGGATAGCTTGAAGGATCAGGTTGTCATCGATGCTGATATAGATGGCTATCTCTTCATTTCTATCTTAGCTAAAGGTGTTGGAAGAGTAGAAATCGGTGACCTTCACTATCGTTGGGGAAGGAATGGATTGGGTGAGTTTATCTTGGGCGGACAACGGCTTGTCGACCATCAGCTCCAGGAGATTTTTACTTACTTTGACCCTGCTGATTTTAAACCACCCCTCTGTGTTTATTTCTCAGGTTTTCGTACTGCCGAAGGCTTTGAAGGTTTTTGGATGATGAAAGGCTTGAAAACACCCTTTATGCTGATTTGTGATCCAAGATTGGATGGTGGGGCCTTCTATTTGGGAAGTCAGGAACTGGAAGATAAGATTCAAGGCAAGATAGAAGAAGCTTTGGATTTTCTAGGTTTTGATTCCAGTCAATTGATCCTATCCGGCATGTCCATGGGTACTTTTGGTGCTTCCTACTATGGAGCCAAATTAAAACCTCATGGGATTGTGATTAGCAAGCCCCTTTTGAGCTTGGGGGATATGGCTTTAGCTGAGCGTTTACACAGGCCTGGTGGATTTCCAACGTCCTTGGATTTGTTATATTCAACCTATCAGTCCATGGATCAAGAAGCAGCAGACAGGCTCAACCAGCGTTTTTGGACTTTGATGGAAGAAGGAGTCTATGCCTCGACAAAATTTGCAGTGGCCTACATGAAAGAAGATGATTATGATGCGGCTGCTTTTGAAAATTTGGTTCGAACCAGTAAGGAAACGGGAGCGACTATTTTGGGTAGAGGTTACTCGGGTCGCCACCTAGATGGTAGTGCTGCAACTTCTGGTTGGTTTATCAAGCAGTATTATGATATGCTGCACAAGGATTTTAATAGGAGAAAATAGTGTGCGGTTAGAGATTAAGTGGAAACATTTTGCACAAGACAGCTATTCGTATGGGAGTCGGATTGATTTTGAAAAAGAGGCTATTTCTTTTGAAAATCCCCTCATGCCTCCAAGTTTTGAAATAAAGCACTGGTATTCTCGGACCAATTTCCAGGCCAAGCGGCAGACCCCGACTCTTCCTATTTTGAAAAAGGGAGCCAGCTACCAGTTGATTCTGGATGCGGAGGCCTATCCTCAGGGGAGTATTTACTTGCGCGTGGTGTTTTTTGATCGTTTTGGAAAAGAGCTGGGATTTGAGATTTTAAAAGATAAGAAAGCATCGTTTACCTATCCCAAGGAAGCTTATTCCTACGAGATTGCCTTGTTGAATGCTGGTTGTGAACGTTTGACCTTTCGCTCTATTTGGTTGCAATCGGTCTTTTCCCCTCAGGAAGAGTTGATTTTTTTGGAAGAAAAATGTAATCCTACAAGTTCTTCTCGCTTACATATTGTTTTTCTGGAGCATCCTGAAGATGTGTACTATGAGAAGGATTTGTTTGCAGAATGTATAGACAGGCTAGGTGATATAGTCTTTGTTTCTGATAGAGCTGACGATGTATCCATGTTCCATCCTCAAACGGAGCAATTTATCATGGATTGTGTGGCTAGACACCCGGAAGCAAGGGTTCAGTTTTTTGCTTATGGGCCAAGAGGGAATCTAGCAGCTGCTTACTATAGCGAGAAAATAAAACCGGCTGGCTTGTTTCTAAGTTCGGTATTTTATCCTATTGAGACCTATCATTCACTTTTGGAAGAACAAGGGATTTCCCTTTCGCATGTAGAGGATTTGATACAGCGTGCTAGGAGGGAGAGAGAAGAGAGGAAGGATGTCAGTGAAGGTTTTGTTTCTTCTCTGGTTCATCCCCTCCGATTCCTTATCCAGCAATTTTTAGACAAGGACGGTTCTTGAACGAATGAAAAAACTCCGACAATTTTTCTCTATGGATTATTATCGTTTAAAGAGATTGAAGAGGATTTTTACAGAAATTGATAGCTTAAAAGAGGAGATGGCAGGCCTGACGGATGCTGAAATGCGAGCTAAAACTCAGGAGTTCAAAGCGAGATTGGCAGCTGGTGCAAATTTGGATGATCTCATGGTGGAGGCCTATGCCTTGGTTCGCGAGGCGGCCAAGCGTGTCTTGGGCATGTTTCCCTATCCTGTTCAAGTAATGGGAGCCATTGTTCTTCACGAGGGCAATATTGCGGAGATGAAGACGGGCGAGGGCAAAACCCTAACAGCTACCATGCCTCTCTATCTCAATGCTTTAGAAGGCAAGAGTGCTATGCTGGTAACGACCAGTGGCTATTTAGCGCGTCGTGATGCAGAAGAGATGGGAGCGGTCTATCATTTTTTGGGATTGACAGTGGCTTGTGGTGTGGATGATTCGGATGATCGGACCACCAAAGCTGCTCTCACTAAGAAAGACATCTATGCAGCGGACATTGTTTATACGACCAATGGTAGTTTAGGTTTTGATTATCTCTTTGAGAATCTGGCGACCCATAAGAATAATAAATACCTGCGCCCTTTTCATTATGCCATTATTGATGAAGCAGATGCTGTCTTGCTAGACACAGCCCAAACGCCTTTGATTGTTTCAGGCTCTCCCCGTGTGCAGTCTAACCTTTATGCTATTGCTGATCATTTCGTTACTGGTTTGAAAGAGGGAGTGGGCTATTACTATAACCGAGAGCACGGAGAAGTTTGGTTGACCCAGGCAGGAATGGATGAGGCAGAGCGTTATTTTAGTTCGCAGGAATTGTTTGATATTGATCATGCGGAATTGGTCCGTCATGTCATCTTGGCCTTGCAGGCCCATAAGTTATACACTTTGGGAAAGAATTATGTTATCCAAGATGATGAGGTGAAATTGCTGGACAAGACGGACGGGCGTGTGCTGACTGGAACCAGGCTACAGGGGGGCATTCATCAGGCTATTGAACAAAAAGAAGGGGTCAAGGTCACTCCGGAAATGCGTTCGATTGCGTCAGTGACCTACCAAAATCTTTTCTTGATGTTTGATAAGCTGGCTGGAATGACAGGAACGGGTAAGACCGCAGAAGCGGAATTTATCGAAACCTATAACATGGAAGTGATTCAAATCCCGACCAACAAGCCTGTCATTCGCAAGGATTATCCGGATAAGATTTATACGACCATGCCTGAAAAAATTACTGCTTCTTTGGACTTGGTGAAGAAAATCCATGCGACAGGTCAACCCATCCTTCTGGTAACAGGCTCGGTCAATATGTCAGAGATTTATTCGGAGATGCTTTTGTTGGAAGGGATTCCCCATAGCTTGCTCAATGCCTATAATGCAGCGAAAGAAGCGCAGATGGTGGCGGAAGCTGGCCAGCTAGGAACAGTCACGGTGGCTACCAATATGGCTGGTCGTGGAACGGATATAAAGCTGGGACCAGGTGTGCGAGAATTGGGTGGTCTGGCTGTTATAGGGACAGAACGGATGAAAAGTCAACGAATGGACCTGCAAATGCGCGGTCGTTCAGGTCGCCAGGGAGACCCAGGTTTTAGTCAATTTTTTGCCTGCTTAGAAGATGATCTTCTGATTGAAAATGGTGGTAAGTGGATTCAAGATTTTTATAAGAAGAATAAAGATTTGGTGGATCCGAGTAAGCCACAAGAATTGACTGGGAAACGGTTCAGGAAAGCCTTACAACACTCTCAAGAGGCTAGTGATGGTACTGGAAGAGCCTCACGGGGCATGACCCTGCAATTTGACGAAAGCGTCAAACTCCAACGGGATTATGTTTATAGAGAAAGAGATGCTATTATTGAGGGGCGGAGTCAGGCTCTAGATATTTTGCAATTTGCCAAAGAAGACATTGACCTCTACCTTAAACGCCATCCAATATTAGAAGCTCATAGTTTGGAACGCTATATTTTAGACCATATTACCTACGATTTTCAGGCTTTTCCAGAACATCTGGAAGTAAGGAATCACAAACAAGTGCGAGCTTTCTTGCTGGGAATCATTGAAGCAGAAATTCAGAGGAAAAAAGAACTTCTAACGACCGATTATCTTCAGTTTGAACGTCTGGCTGTGCTAAAAGCCATCGATGAATGCTGGGTGGAAGAGGTAGATTATCTTCAACAACTTCGCATTATCGCAGGTGCCAGACAGGTAGCTCAGCGCAATCCAGTATTTGAATACCATCAGGAAGCCTATAAAGGTTATCAGAAAATGAAAGAAGAAATCAAACGCGGTATCCTTCAGAACATCCTTTTGAGCGATGTTTCCTATACGGAAAAGGGAGAGATGCAGGTGTATTTTGCTTAAGAAAGGGCTATAAATGACTGTCTATAATATCAATCTTGGGATAGGCTGGGCCAGTAGTGGTGTAGAATATGCCCAGGCTTATCGGGCTCAACTTCTTCGTCGTAAGGGAGTGGATGCCAAATTTATTTTTACCGATTTCTTTGGTCAGGATACTCTGGCTGACTTGACCCGAAATATTGGGTTT
Encoded here:
- the asp2 gene encoding accessory Sec system protein Asp2, translating into MGNKIAILQVGGKNWREEVAISEKLEWHYYSLDDLDILLGQIDAAKKDRSRLEKTRKRLASLLEETEKNKKAEKVQEENLLLETLEEEVELLQKKLDAYPQYAVLILADEIYPGTVKKVCELFKVYEIFYPAGWNTSEWLQQFLKKVMAQAYNPREKEAFVHTLSKGLFVGQYGAKVHISDMEVSPNFSGKIHMQGRKYMTFEGEFGDDFQQLAFFRYNIPYGEWQFLNLFLEHSHSSTADIRMLVRLIPNGATSQIYQQWEFDGDSLKDQVVIDADIDGYLFISILAKGVGRVEIGDLHYRWGRNGLGEFILGGQRLVDHQLQEIFTYFDPADFKPPLCVYFSGFRTAEGFEGFWMMKGLKTPFMLICDPRLDGGAFYLGSQELEDKIQGKIEEALDFLGFDSSQLILSGMSMGTFGASYYGAKLKPHGIVISKPLLSLGDMALAERLHRPGGFPTSLDLLYSTYQSMDQEAADRLNQRFWTLMEEGVYASTKFAVAYMKEDDYDAAAFENLVRTSKETGATILGRGYSGRHLDGSAATSGWFIKQYYDMLHKDFNRRK
- the asp3 gene encoding accessory Sec system protein Asp3, whose amino-acid sequence is MVVLQLLVGLSSSIMICCTRILIGENSVRLEIKWKHFAQDSYSYGSRIDFEKEAISFENPLMPPSFEIKHWYSRTNFQAKRQTPTLPILKKGASYQLILDAEAYPQGSIYLRVVFFDRFGKELGFEILKDKKASFTYPKEAYSYEIALLNAGCERLTFRSIWLQSVFSPQEELIFLEEKCNPTSSSRLHIVFLEHPEDVYYEKDLFAECIDRLGDIVFVSDRADDVSMFHPQTEQFIMDCVARHPEARVQFFAYGPRGNLAAAYYSEKIKPAGLFLSSVFYPIETYHSLLEEQGISLSHVEDLIQRARREREERKDVSEGFVSSLVHPLRFLIQQFLDKDGS
- the secA2 gene encoding accessory Sec system translocase SecA2, whose amino-acid sequence is MKKLRQFFSMDYYRLKRLKRIFTEIDSLKEEMAGLTDAEMRAKTQEFKARLAAGANLDDLMVEAYALVREAAKRVLGMFPYPVQVMGAIVLHEGNIAEMKTGEGKTLTATMPLYLNALEGKSAMLVTTSGYLARRDAEEMGAVYHFLGLTVACGVDDSDDRTTKAALTKKDIYAADIVYTTNGSLGFDYLFENLATHKNNKYLRPFHYAIIDEADAVLLDTAQTPLIVSGSPRVQSNLYAIADHFVTGLKEGVGYYYNREHGEVWLTQAGMDEAERYFSSQELFDIDHAELVRHVILALQAHKLYTLGKNYVIQDDEVKLLDKTDGRVLTGTRLQGGIHQAIEQKEGVKVTPEMRSIASVTYQNLFLMFDKLAGMTGTGKTAEAEFIETYNMEVIQIPTNKPVIRKDYPDKIYTTMPEKITASLDLVKKIHATGQPILLVTGSVNMSEIYSEMLLLEGIPHSLLNAYNAAKEAQMVAEAGQLGTVTVATNMAGRGTDIKLGPGVRELGGLAVIGTERMKSQRMDLQMRGRSGRQGDPGFSQFFACLEDDLLIENGGKWIQDFYKKNKDLVDPSKPQELTGKRFRKALQHSQEASDGTGRASRGMTLQFDESVKLQRDYVYRERDAIIEGRSQALDILQFAKEDIDLYLKRHPILEAHSLERYILDHITYDFQAFPEHLEVRNHKQVRAFLLGIIEAEIQRKKELLTTDYLQFERLAVLKAIDECWVEEVDYLQQLRIIAGARQVAQRNPVFEYHQEAYKGYQKMKEEIKRGILQNILLSDVSYTEKGEMQVYFA